The genomic window CGCATTCTTTCTCTGAGGTAAGCTCTCAGCTTACTTGGTTCTCTGAATATTTCTTTTCCACAGGTGGAACAAGAAAactgcttctcacctgtgtggattcttcTATGGATTGGCAAGTATGATTTAAATATGAATCTTTTCCCACGGGTAATGCACAAATGCGGTTTTCCACTAAATGCTTGTTCAGCGCAGCCTTGTATCCAAAACTTCGCCCACACATTTTACAAAGGtacggcttctcacctgtgtggcgtCTAATATGATTGGTCAAGGTTGATCTCTGAGAGAATCTTTTTCCACAGGTGCTACACAAATGTGGTTTTTCACCAGAATGGATTCTGAAGTGAATTTTCATCTGGGACAACTCTCTGaatcttttcccacaagttTTACAAGGGTACGGCTTCTCACCCGTGTGAATTCGTGTATGAACAGTCAATTGCGATTTAACAAAGAATCTGATTCCACATGTGTTGCACAAATGGCGCTTTTCACCAGTATGGAGCTTTAAATGCTTGTCCAGTCCAGACTTGCATCTGAATCTTTTCCCACAGGTTTGACAAAGACATGGTTTCTCacccgtgtgggttctcatgtgtgcCTCCAGTTCTGATTTATACCTATGCAACTTTCCACAAGCGTCACATTTTAAAGCCTTTTTTGGTGTTTGGCTGTTACTGTCACTCTTTGATGTGGTGGAGTTGTTGACATTGTTACTTTGAATTGTGTTTATACAATGTCTTTCTGTTGGTTTCTGTTCTCCATACACGCTTTTCTGGTCTGGTCTCTCAGCTACACTAGAGTTGTTAGAGGGAGAACGGCGCTCACTCTGACAATTTCTGTTCTTTGTCTTCGTCTCTGCATCTTCacttgacttttcatgtttgctTCCGGTCACATGTTGACTGCCGGCTGCATCAGAGTTGTTAGTGGGAAGTTGGTGATTGCTGTTGAGTTCTGGATCACAATCATCACTTTCCTCGTGAGCAGCAGTTAACACAAAGGTAATCATCTCCTGCTTCGGAACAAGCGGCTCTTCCTCCAGAGCGGTgcagagctcctcctcttcctgtttgatacATCGAGATTCTGGTTCCTCCTGGTCCACAATGGAGTTACTCTCCCCATGTACGCAGGTCTCCTCAGTGAAAACCTCATTCTCCTTCAGGACATGTTGCTGAGGGAGCTCTGGAaggatggacaaacaaaaaccaacagGATAATGTTCTACTAATACTAAAATAATCAAGAGCCACCTGAGCATGACATATTTCCCTGATAGCAACCAAATCGTTGAACAACAAATGCATCAGTGTGTGACAGATCCTCCTTCAGTTAGAGAGAATAGAACTGTGTTGTGGGTATAAACTATGGAGAAGATGACTCACCTGAATTCACCATttcaccaaataaaataaaataaaacaattttgtttgtgtttatggaatttgaaggCCGGGGACCTCGATCTtaccacagaatttcatccagatcagattGCGGATACTTTGGcgatattttccaaaatagGGGTACACATTGCATTACACAGGATGACGGAGAAAGTGCAGGATGGATctagatgaaaaacaaaaacctgaagATGGGCCTTTGTCtgacttagatcccattaaatgttgagaaTGATTCAGatgcctgtctggatacaaagaaataCCAATGAAGATTTTCcaacttgtttaaaaaaataaaattatcttGTAATATTCATCACGTTTGAAAATGTTAGATTTTAAccaagttgtttttattttgtgtgtgtggaagaccCGCTGCAGCCCGGCCTCGTCCTGACTCTGCTTCCTGCGCCTCCAGGAAATTTGGGTTTGAGACTCCTGATATAAAGTCTAAAAGAGGAACTAACGCACTGGATAGATTTAAAACATAATGTGATGATAAGATAATCCAGTTTTACGCACCTATCCGGTGTAGCTTTATTTCAGGTTTCCAAACAACGTCCAGCAGTTTGCGCTGACGGTCGATCTCTTCCTCGTAGTCGACGACAGTTCTTAGAAAAACTCCGAAtatttcatcagcagcagcggagagTCGTTCCTTCACAAACTCCCTCAAATACTCGGCTGAAGACATTGTTGCTGAATTACGAATGAGAAATGAGAGACTCAGCGACGACAACCACGTTCACGTCTACCACAGCAGCTCCGACTCCTCGTTTATTTACTTCCGCTCGGTGTTACATTATTACTGTCCGACAGCTGACGTGATCGCTTCTTTTCATTCCACTTACAAAGGTACTTTCATTCAAAGCATGTTTCGGAGAGTTTCATTCTGTAAATAAATTGTATTCGAACCAACAGTcatctatttatttacttactAGACAGCAATCATAGGATAAACCTCCAATGCCTCTTTGACCATTTGTCATTAATTCTTATTTTCTGCAGGATGTAACACAGTGAGTCAGTGACTTatgaaaatatattacatttgtaTCCAAACTGAAGCTGCAGTTTCagattcttatttatttatttgcaagtCTGCAGCTCGACTGTGGCAGATGTTAGCTTGTATTTTCTAAATActgtagcgatcgcgcgagatcacgtgaggcgcaatgcagaatgggagtgactgggttgggCAGTTGGCAccaggagtgagaggggtgttacGTTGAAAGACCCCAGCGTGGCATCCATGTGCAGTTAAGTCGTCCTGTATCgcaataaaggcacttgttaACACAAGCTCGATTCCAGTGCAGTTCTTCGCTCGCTACAATACATTTTGGACTGCCTCTgcagagtgtgagtgtgagtgttaGTATGCATTCTCAACTCGCACGTACAGTTTTCTCGTTCGTTTTGATAATGGCTCTTTACCCACAAAAAGACTCCGATCAAAACCAAATGTTAAGCATTTGTTGGCCATCCATCctttattattctattatttacATGATTATATTCTGGTTTTACAATCTCGGCAAagaagctatttaaaaaaagcactaaatgtgcattatattattattattattatattcgcCGTTAGTTAAAGAGTAAagttaaaaagtatttaaaatatttcatcGTGTGCATTGGCTGTCTTGTATCTGGGACGTGAACCCAGAGTTTACGTCAGCAGCACAGCAACCAATGGTCGTCTGATTCGTCACTGACGTCACTGACGGATCAGACCACCATTGGTTGCTGAGCGGATTGACGGATCAGATGACCATTGGCTGCTGATCCGTCACTCCGCTCAGCAACCAATGGTCGTCTGATCCGTCACTGGCGTATTCAGCAGCCAATGGTCGTTTGATCCGTCACTGACGTCACTGACGGATCTGACGACCATTGGTTCCTGAGCGGAGTGACGGATCAGATGACCATTGGCTGCTGATCCGTCActccgctcagcagccaatgggcatCTGATCCGTCAATGACGCGTAGAATGACGCGCATCTTTTGCGTTTCTGTACAGTTCTGCTaacagctaagctaacagctaagctaacagcttCTGACAGTGTCGGAGATcgtagtattttattttatcgctGCTGGAATAGTTCTGGCCCACGTCAAAGAGTTCGGTAGAATTGTATCGTATGTGTCTGGGAGGTATGGATGGATAATTGACGGAATTTCGTCGCTATTTGAGCCCGTTAATGTGCAAAATCCCCCGAGTGGCGCAGGAAAGGTAACGTTAGCGACCTGGCGCGTTAGCGGgggaacagcagcaacagaaccacaacAGACCGGCTAAACGGAACTAGCAGAGGTCGGTTAACGCTTAGATCTGTCCCGATGCGGTATTATGTTTAGGCTAGTGGCTAATACGTTCAATGAACTGTCCCTGAGTTACACAGGAGTGTCCTTTGATTAAATAGCAGCTTGGAAAGTTAGCTACACGACAGGAATCGGTCAATAAGTTCGCAAGGGTTTCAGGACTCGGTTAAGTTGTTGTTTACTTTTACAATGTGTTGATGTTGCAGACGGTGTTTCCCAGAGTGACCCGGTGGAGGTGAAAAGATGCAGAAggggtttgtttaaaaaaaaataataaacaaatgttGCTGTTAATTCCAAATAAAGACAGCTGTTGACATTTGTCTCCTGCGTTTCAGATGTTGTTCTAAGCTTTGTAAAGAAGACGGGGGTTGGCGTAGCAGGTCTGCTCATGCTCCGGAAACCGCTGACGACTATATCTGAAAAGCCCAGACATTACGAAGAGACGCGGGTTTATGCGCCATTCACAAATAAATTGATTTTTCCTCGCTTATGCCGTTGATCTgcctgcaaaacaaacacgtttTTGAATCCTGCGTGTAAAACAAGGCATATAAATTATTATGGTTCCTGCCTGTGCTTCATTCAtaacaaaattgtgtgaaggcccacggcctttccattttctttgcagAAATGAACTCTTAAAACAATTTCTGACCGCATAAACCATGTGTCAAACTCACAGCCCAGATTTGCGCAGATTCGCACAAAGGCCAATCAGAGCCTGCTCATCAGCAAGTGGAATTTGTGCTGCGTCATTGATTCCAGTATTAAATCATAACTGCACCTGCTTACTTGTTGTCTCTTTATTTACTTAAACAATTCTGACAATATGACCTTGATGCCTAATGTTAGATTATATACACATATGGTAGGCAGAAGCTTTAATCAATGATTGTGGAACACACTTTAGTAACAGACGTATAAGGGCAACCAGAACACAACTCATATTAACATAAAAATGGACACTGAAGACTTTGATTTAAAACAGTGACACAATGTTTTATGAAATGTAGAAATAGGCGAAAATGGATTCAGACAAGAAATTAACACATGGCCAATGTCCAGTCTGCTTAGTACAAAATGACACGAGTCAAATTAACATGAAGTTCTCAGAATAGCAGATGTAATGGCATGCAATAAAGGCCACAAGGAAAAATGTACTCATACATCAACCAAATCTAGTTTCCTGTTCTGTGAGTTTTATAAAGCCAAATTCACCCACTCATAGTTAATCCACCATCGCAGTGAGGTCAACGAGCTCGTCACAAGATATTTAAAAGAATCTATACATAAAGACAAACCTGTTCTCTCGAAATATCAGTGAATGTGTAACAAAGGAAAAAGCGACCACAGCGAAACGTGTGGTCAGCAGTTTATGGGCCGGTTCAAGCCAGAGGACAGAACCAGCCgatggatccagaatggagacGACTACTTTCTGAATTACATAACACTGTCAACTATGGCTACATGGCTTTGAACGATCAACATTCACTTCAGTCATGAATATGGGGTCAAAATTAACCTCTCCAGCCCCAAATTACAAATGCATACATGCCAGAAGTAAGCAAATAAGATATAATGCCCTTTAAAGCATATAGGGAGATAAATTACTTACTATGAACATATCCCTTTTTAAATAGAATACATTCTAAACTGAAAATAGTTTACTTGTGCAACTTAATTAAACGTACAGAAGATTAGATGCCGCGGTCATGTAGGGACCGTTTGTCAGTGCTAGTAGCTTTTCAGAGGAACGGATATAACAAATGTCCCTTCAGAGCTGAGCGCAATGCATTTCTAGTaatattcacacaaacacacacggcaCATGCAAGTGTGTGGCAGGACTGCATGCACACGACtgcacacccactcacacatgCATTTACAGCTGCTGTAAAGTGAAGCCTCCTGTTCCACACATCA from Brachionichthys hirsutus isolate HB-005 chromosome 16, CSIRO-AGI_Bhir_v1, whole genome shotgun sequence includes these protein-coding regions:
- the LOC137905590 gene encoding LOW QUALITY PROTEIN: zinc finger protein 782-like (The sequence of the model RefSeq protein was modified relative to this genomic sequence to represent the inferred CDS: inserted 1 base in 1 codon), translated to MSSAEYLREFVKERLSAAADEIFGVFLRTVVDYEEEIDRQRKLLDVVWKPEIKLHRIELPQQHVLKENEVFTEETCVHGESNSIVDQEEPESRCIKQEEEELCTALEEEPLVPKQEMITFVFRCKSGLDKHLKLHTGEKRHLCNTCGIRFFVKSQLTVHTRIHTGEKPYPCKTCGKRFRELSQMKIHFRIHSGEKPHLCSTCGKRFSQRSTLTNHIRRHTGEKPYLCKMCGRSFGYKAALNKHXSGKPHLCITRGKRFIFKSYLPIHRRIHTGEKQFSCSTCGKEIFREPSKLRAYLRERMRQTFSM